One window from the genome of Deinococcus psychrotolerans encodes:
- a CDS encoding zinc ribbon domain-containing protein has protein sequence MFNVTYNLVVRRESTPLIRNLIHDGLLSRTQGEYRQGASGPLYAPSSALLRGGNLHALSDSEFRFGPAILSCQAYTLPPEEYRGLMLASPAFSQFDVQPLHAELCTGWPEEHLFHQTHPDWNQRLIEAVRRGPRLNLDPVLVSPTVQAATWLPEETRLSEKKTGWMLSLGFAVPDPVQLNGVTRSAAGIDLGLRRLTVAVHESGLIHAAPGIPRTGLTSTEAGCQLPNPADQQQAQWLNLGLQYAAARTQLHDFLTVLLSSASSVGYEDLDYDQMSPHFQQRSRELGLRDFSYVWLPKRLKQAGIQYEKLPARHTSQICSLTHLRGTRGTRQRDFLNGNNEWVDADENAARNIMRLHLASQIWGKPK, from the coding sequence ATGTTCAATGTTACGTATAATTTGGTTGTTCGCCGCGAGTCCACTCCCCTGATTCGGAATCTGATCCACGACGGGTTGCTGAGCCGCACCCAGGGAGAGTACCGGCAAGGGGCCAGTGGCCCTCTCTACGCGCCTTCCAGCGCGCTCCTGCGCGGCGGCAATCTTCATGCCCTGAGCGATTCTGAATTCCGCTTCGGCCCCGCCATCCTCAGCTGCCAGGCCTACACCCTGCCACCCGAAGAGTACCGGGGGCTGATGCTGGCCTCCCCGGCATTCAGTCAGTTCGATGTTCAGCCGCTGCACGCCGAGTTGTGCACCGGATGGCCTGAGGAGCATCTGTTCCACCAAACCCACCCGGACTGGAACCAGCGGCTGATTGAAGCTGTTCGCCGGGGTCCACGCCTGAACCTCGACCCGGTGCTGGTATCGCCCACGGTGCAGGCCGCCACCTGGCTGCCGGAGGAAACCCGTCTGAGCGAAAAAAAGACTGGGTGGATGCTGTCCCTGGGCTTTGCAGTGCCGGACCCGGTGCAGCTCAATGGCGTCACCCGCTCCGCCGCTGGCATCGATCTGGGCCTGCGGCGGCTGACCGTCGCGGTCCACGAATCCGGTCTGATTCACGCCGCTCCGGGTATTCCCCGGACGGGACTCACCTCCACGGAAGCGGGCTGCCAACTGCCCAATCCCGCCGATCAGCAGCAAGCCCAGTGGCTTAACCTCGGCTTGCAGTACGCGGCGGCCCGCACGCAGCTCCACGATTTCTTGACGGTGCTGCTCTCGTCCGCTTCCAGCGTGGGGTACGAGGACCTGGATTACGACCAGATGTCCCCGCACTTCCAGCAGCGCAGCCGTGAGCTGGGACTGCGGGACTTCTCCTACGTCTGGTTGCCCAAACGGCTCAAACAGGCCGGCATTCAGTACGAGAAGTTGCCGGCGCGGCACACCAGTCAGATTTGCAGTCTGACCCACCTGCGCGGCACACGCGGAACACGCCAGCGGGACTTTCTCAACGGCAACAACGAGTGGGTGGACGCAGATGAGAACGCTGCGCGCAACATCATGCGGCTGCACCTCGCCTCTCAAATCTGGGGCAAGCCCAAGTGA
- a CDS encoding DnaB-like helicase N-terminal domain-containing protein — protein sequence MTGAPSLPPHDERAEIAVLGGVLLDPDQWQGVSDLPPAAFYRENHRLIWLALHALMTSGISIDLVNLAGHLERTKTGFSNNRTALDDAGGLTYLIGLSDQTPFAFRTPEYAATVRDMYARRLLLEHANRVQRMVYGIECDPQPTASVQDFMANVPRPAARAENTIITGPEADSAAVEYLRLLASGLSPALRTGSQTWTPSSAASIRAA from the coding sequence ATGACCGGCGCACCGAGCCTTCCGCCGCACGATGAGCGGGCCGAAATCGCCGTGCTGGGCGGCGTGCTGCTGGACCCCGACCAGTGGCAGGGCGTTTCCGATCTGCCGCCCGCCGCGTTCTACCGTGAAAATCACCGGCTAATCTGGCTTGCCCTTCATGCCCTGATGACCAGTGGCATAAGCATCGATCTGGTCAATCTTGCTGGCCACTTGGAGCGCACCAAAACCGGATTTTCGAACAACCGGACAGCGCTTGATGACGCGGGCGGCCTCACCTACCTGATCGGCCTCAGCGACCAGACCCCATTCGCCTTCCGCACTCCCGAATACGCCGCCACTGTCCGCGACATGTACGCCCGGCGGCTGCTGCTCGAACACGCCAACCGAGTTCAGCGCATGGTCTACGGCATCGAGTGCGATCCTCAGCCCACCGCCTCGGTGCAGGACTTCATGGCCAACGTGCCGCGCCCGGCTGCTCGCGCTGAGAACACCATCATCACCGGCCCCGAGGCGGACAGCGCCGCCGTTGAGTATCTGCGCTTGCTGGCCAGTGGCCTGAGTCCAGCCCTCCGCACCGGCTCCCAGACCTGGACGCCGAGTTCTGCGGCTTCCATCCGGGCAGCCTGA
- a CDS encoding replicative DNA helicase, with translation MIGARPSMGKSSLAIGIAERVAKTGKHVQVLSLEMRAFQIAMRQLCFAARVPLKDALNGEASAAQFGRIESAAERRATMGLPNYLDQPDTTLQAVERLATHLRRSERLDLLVIDYLGLISVPGRDGDENDTQKLGIISRALKTLAIQLDLPVVVLHQLNRSLESRENKRPRMSDLRQSGRIEEDADNIMFVYRDEYYDKDSAAKGTAEIIVGKQRQGPRNVTAKLKFHAESATFQDLAPEVQGHLNW, from the coding sequence GTGATCGGTGCGAGGCCCAGCATGGGAAAATCTAGCCTCGCCATCGGGATCGCTGAGCGCGTGGCCAAAACCGGGAAGCACGTGCAGGTGCTCAGCCTCGAAATGCGGGCCTTCCAGATCGCCATGCGCCAACTCTGCTTTGCCGCGCGGGTGCCACTCAAAGACGCGCTGAACGGCGAGGCCAGCGCCGCGCAGTTTGGCCGCATCGAATCCGCCGCTGAGCGCCGCGCCACAATGGGCCTCCCCAACTACCTTGACCAGCCCGACACCACGTTGCAGGCCGTGGAGCGCTTGGCTACCCACCTGCGCCGCAGTGAGCGTCTTGATTTGCTTGTGATCGACTACCTGGGCCTCATCAGCGTGCCGGGCCGCGACGGTGACGAAAACGATACCCAGAAGCTCGGCATCATCAGCCGCGCCCTCAAAACGCTGGCCATCCAGCTCGATTTGCCGGTGGTGGTGCTGCACCAGCTCAACCGGAGCTTGGAGAGCCGCGAGAACAAGCGCCCGCGCATGTCCGATCTGCGCCAGTCGGGCCGGATCGAAGAAGACGCCGACAACATCATGTTTGTTTACCGCGATGAGTATTACGACAAGGACAGCGCCGCGAAAGGAACGGCGGAAATCATCGTGGGCAAGCAGCGCCAAGGGCCACGCAACGTGACGGCCAAACTCAAGTTTCACGCGGAATCCGCGACGTTCCAAGACCTTGCGCCGGAAGTGCAGGGGCACCTGAACTGGTGA
- a CDS encoding VWA domain-containing protein, whose product MKPLLKGQRMALGPQNQGLTLTLHTELDHPDVDISLFALDETRKIKDDRYLTFFNQPTSPNGEVRMTAAGSGTAFTLNLDQLPLWISRLILTATSDSQPISRLRRGQVMLTPSVGDALQVTLTPDGQELALMLVEIYRHQDAWRVTAVEQGFNGGMAALVQSFGGEIEPEDAPTPAPISLPTPPEPLSKISLRKQQVGVVLKKAGIEGLKARVMVVMDASGSMSSLYSSGTVQETLERLIPIASRLDDNDAMEFWYYASHFARMGDLDEDSVLGVAGSQMPQHVGVVPAVKKIGMGNNEPPVMKDVLSVHQEAAAEDRAEGRGVMPTLVLFITDGGIDGGTSKKIEKIIKDTAPEALFWQFVGLGRADYGVLVRFDTLQGRVIDNSGFFAVDDIGRISDEQLYGQILAEFAVWWKKWQTLGLGNAAASRPAAPAPTGKVSLQKNASVSIQKGKQITITLSWSGRGDLDLYAFYVLKSGVTGKVYYRDKGAAGKPPYITLSGDSKNAGKETAVIHRPEELAHVVFAAYSAVENGAGSFASYKPVATFTDDLGQEVRTAVLGRNHFSFWVALSAIDLTGAQAKITHLERYSSFATERSPVLHVGGKLEMNKGVVEFKGR is encoded by the coding sequence ATGAAACCACTTCTTAAAGGCCAGCGAATGGCGTTGGGTCCGCAGAACCAGGGACTCACGCTGACCCTACACACCGAACTCGATCACCCGGACGTCGACATCAGCTTGTTCGCACTGGACGAAACGCGCAAGATCAAAGACGACCGCTACCTGACTTTCTTCAACCAGCCGACCTCCCCGAATGGGGAAGTCCGTATGACGGCGGCAGGGTCAGGTACGGCGTTCACGCTCAACCTCGATCAACTGCCCTTATGGATCTCGCGCCTGATCCTGACTGCGACCAGCGACTCACAGCCGATCAGCCGCCTGCGACGGGGTCAGGTGATGTTGACGCCCTCAGTAGGCGACGCACTGCAAGTGACCCTCACCCCGGACGGCCAGGAACTGGCGCTGATGCTGGTGGAAATCTACAGACACCAGGATGCCTGGCGCGTCACGGCAGTGGAACAGGGCTTCAACGGCGGCATGGCGGCCCTGGTACAGTCGTTCGGCGGTGAGATCGAACCGGAGGACGCGCCCACGCCTGCACCGATCTCACTCCCAACGCCGCCCGAACCCCTCAGCAAGATCAGCCTGCGCAAGCAACAGGTGGGTGTGGTACTGAAAAAAGCAGGCATCGAGGGCCTCAAGGCGCGCGTGATGGTCGTGATGGACGCGTCGGGCAGCATGTCCTCTCTGTACAGCAGCGGCACCGTGCAGGAGACGCTGGAGCGCCTGATTCCCATTGCGTCGCGGCTGGACGACAACGACGCGATGGAGTTCTGGTACTACGCCAGTCACTTCGCGCGCATGGGTGACCTGGACGAGGACAGCGTGTTGGGCGTGGCCGGATCACAGATGCCCCAGCACGTGGGCGTGGTGCCAGCAGTGAAGAAGATCGGCATGGGCAACAATGAGCCGCCCGTAATGAAAGACGTGTTGAGCGTCCACCAGGAAGCGGCTGCCGAAGACCGTGCCGAGGGCAGAGGCGTGATGCCCACCCTGGTGCTGTTTATTACCGACGGCGGCATCGACGGGGGCACCAGCAAGAAGATCGAGAAGATCATCAAAGACACTGCCCCCGAAGCTCTGTTTTGGCAGTTCGTGGGCCTGGGGCGCGCAGATTACGGCGTGCTCGTCCGCTTCGATACCCTGCAGGGCCGGGTGATCGACAATTCCGGCTTCTTCGCGGTGGACGATATTGGCCGCATCAGCGACGAGCAACTGTACGGGCAGATACTCGCCGAGTTCGCCGTGTGGTGGAAGAAGTGGCAGACACTGGGCCTGGGAAACGCCGCCGCCTCCCGCCCCGCAGCGCCCGCCCCGACCGGCAAGGTCAGCTTGCAGAAAAATGCCAGCGTCAGCATCCAGAAAGGCAAGCAGATCACGATCACCCTGAGCTGGTCCGGTCGCGGCGACCTGGACCTGTACGCCTTTTATGTGCTCAAGAGTGGCGTGACCGGCAAGGTGTACTACCGGGACAAAGGCGCTGCCGGGAAGCCGCCGTACATCACGCTGTCCGGCGACAGCAAGAACGCGGGTAAGGAAACGGCTGTCATTCACCGCCCTGAGGAACTCGCGCACGTGGTCTTCGCGGCGTACAGCGCCGTGGAGAACGGCGCGGGGTCGTTCGCCAGTTACAAACCGGTGGCCACGTTCACCGACGATCTGGGGCAGGAGGTGCGAACGGCAGTGCTGGGACGCAATCACTTCTCCTTCTGGGTGGCCCTGTCCGCCATCGACCTAACCGGAGCGCAGGCAAAAATCACGCATCTGGAGCGCTACTCCAGCTTCGCCACAGAACGTAGCCCAGTGCTGCACGTTGGCGGCAAGCTGGAGATGAACAAGGGCGTTGTCGAGTTCAAGGGACGCTAA
- a CDS encoding HsdM family class I SAM-dependent methyltransferase: protein MTQLKLSAHDVFESLETVLGQRLKFHKRLKTGWSSVTVPATDPAAIARSSRKIVLFVAQVSSGKSAQNALVELGEACSDLLDHGGRSVVTSQTPSGVAKLMAAQLDAQAGMRILDPACGVARVLVEVAKEQVQQHKDPNDLEYVGQEIDPNAAFLGALHLMLHGVVRFQIQVEDSLTQSTLKAEDFDRVVGDPPIALAIPHLVSDLQGDARFTFGGAPLPKTADWLFVQHGLVALKPGGRAVFITAHAPMFRSGAEAAIRRDILSAGWVSAVVALPSALYPNLALPLVMTIFERPEEGARGRQDVLMIDASTLGTREGRINVLSENVRQQLTTLIRDRAPSEPYTALVESERIFENKDAWQPNQYLDFEPDQTRDLKVIEADLQQQLKHLKDVEQALQQSFDALPRESTD, encoded by the coding sequence TTGACCCAGCTCAAGCTCTCAGCACACGACGTTTTTGAGAGCCTGGAAACCGTACTCGGCCAGCGCCTCAAGTTCCACAAGCGCCTTAAAACAGGTTGGAGTTCGGTCACGGTGCCGGCCACCGATCCTGCGGCCATTGCCCGCAGTTCGCGCAAGATTGTCTTATTCGTCGCACAAGTCAGCAGCGGTAAATCTGCACAGAACGCCCTGGTTGAACTTGGAGAAGCCTGTAGCGACCTGCTCGATCATGGTGGACGCTCAGTTGTTACCAGTCAGACTCCCAGCGGTGTCGCCAAGCTGATGGCCGCGCAGCTGGACGCTCAGGCTGGCATGCGCATTCTGGATCCCGCTTGTGGGGTGGCGCGTGTTCTGGTCGAAGTGGCCAAGGAACAAGTCCAGCAGCACAAAGATCCCAACGATCTGGAATATGTCGGCCAGGAAATCGATCCAAACGCGGCTTTCCTGGGCGCGCTTCACTTGATGCTTCACGGGGTGGTTCGTTTTCAGATCCAAGTGGAAGACAGCTTGACGCAGTCTACCCTCAAGGCCGAAGATTTTGACCGCGTCGTTGGCGATCCGCCCATCGCTCTGGCCATCCCCCACCTTGTTTCTGACCTGCAGGGAGACGCGCGTTTCACTTTTGGTGGAGCGCCGCTGCCGAAAACGGCGGACTGGTTATTTGTGCAGCACGGCCTCGTCGCCCTCAAGCCAGGCGGCCGTGCGGTGTTCATCACCGCCCACGCTCCCATGTTCCGGAGCGGTGCCGAGGCAGCGATTCGCCGAGACATCCTGAGTGCAGGCTGGGTAAGTGCCGTCGTCGCCTTGCCCAGCGCCCTGTACCCGAATCTGGCCCTGCCGCTGGTCATGACTATCTTTGAGCGACCTGAAGAGGGAGCGCGCGGTCGCCAGGACGTTTTGATGATCGACGCCAGCACCCTGGGAACCCGCGAAGGACGGATCAACGTTCTCTCGGAAAACGTCCGCCAGCAACTGACCACCTTGATTCGGGATCGCGCCCCGAGTGAGCCCTATACGGCTTTGGTCGAATCCGAGCGCATCTTCGAGAACAAAGACGCCTGGCAACCCAACCAGTACCTGGATTTCGAACCCGACCAGACGCGCGACTTGAAGGTCATCGAAGCCGATCTGCAGCAGCAACTGAAACATCTCAAGGACGTGGAACAGGCTCTTCAACAGTCATTTGACGCGCTGCCCAGAGAATCTACCGACTGA
- a CDS encoding restriction endonuclease subunit S — protein sequence MKSTPVKIGDLGELRQGLTLNRYLDSAGPVMRVLQVANLSGVEVAPSDGDRMEQLDLKRIKAYTAQPNQILISLRGSSLKAAVVPDGLRDAVISSSLTILEVRPELADPRFLAGLFSSEAMQAQVAPLFTGLTVQGIPLHRFKDIQIQLPPLAVQRDYAAAFQAAADYRETVEKVIALRSESLSARLTAFIVKERG from the coding sequence ATGAAGAGCACTCCGGTAAAGATTGGTGACCTCGGCGAATTACGCCAGGGACTTACGCTTAACCGTTATCTCGATTCGGCAGGACCAGTCATGCGCGTGCTCCAAGTCGCCAATCTGAGCGGCGTTGAAGTCGCTCCATCAGACGGCGACCGAATGGAGCAACTCGATCTGAAGCGTATCAAGGCGTATACCGCACAACCCAACCAGATCTTGATTTCACTGCGCGGATCGTCTCTCAAAGCGGCCGTTGTTCCTGATGGCTTGAGAGACGCCGTGATCAGCAGCAGCCTAACCATTCTCGAGGTACGGCCAGAACTGGCAGATCCGAGGTTCCTGGCGGGGCTATTCTCTTCAGAGGCCATGCAGGCCCAAGTCGCGCCACTCTTCACCGGGTTAACCGTGCAGGGCATTCCGCTCCACCGCTTCAAAGACATCCAGATTCAGCTGCCGCCGCTCGCGGTGCAGCGGGACTACGCGGCAGCTTTTCAAGCCGCCGCCGATTACCGGGAGACGGTAGAGAAGGTCATTGCGCTGAGGAGCGAAAGCTTGAGCGCTCGTCTGACCGCCTTTATCGTCAAGGAGCGTGGCTAA
- a CDS encoding DUF790 family protein: protein MLPTELLMFKVKAGIVEPRLLKPNPTHTALIARLIELFETSVGKRRFELSEELKTLEEGRRDYRVVRGLAHILAGDHSTFATGGVLSPPLVRARIFELSQAHPPARFRRQDLLEQVGRSLGADPQEVADALYADLPDQQTLVSFEAPDPQILLDRYNLAQAQGLLYRAYSLIITARRNEPARYRQLISYVKFFGLMVTVEGDSDYGFTLTLDGPTSLFGGTTRYGLSLAKFLPALLHVTEWDLSAALKPRKDLAWTDPTDTEWSFQLTSEDGYVSHYPPPKEFDSALESGFSDRFAKLKSPWKLEREVDLVPIPGGVIIPDFRLLHEDGRSVLLEIVGYWRPDYLTKKFDRLKKSGRMDIIVAVSERLNLEKAGIKLDAFGEQVISFKGVLDPKRVLELAEILAVQPTERERKKRSKQKVT, encoded by the coding sequence ATGCTCCCGACTGAACTGCTGATGTTCAAGGTCAAAGCCGGGATCGTTGAGCCGAGATTACTCAAGCCGAATCCGACCCACACCGCACTGATCGCCCGCTTGATCGAGTTGTTTGAAACCAGCGTGGGCAAGCGGCGTTTTGAACTAAGCGAGGAACTCAAGACTTTGGAAGAAGGCCGCCGAGATTACCGGGTGGTGCGTGGCCTTGCTCACATCCTGGCCGGGGATCACAGCACCTTTGCCACCGGCGGCGTCCTCTCCCCGCCGCTGGTACGTGCCCGGATCTTCGAACTCAGCCAGGCGCACCCACCGGCCCGGTTTCGCCGTCAAGATCTCCTCGAACAGGTGGGGCGCAGTCTGGGAGCTGATCCGCAGGAAGTGGCCGACGCACTGTACGCCGACCTGCCAGATCAGCAGACGCTGGTGAGCTTCGAAGCCCCTGACCCTCAGATACTGCTCGACCGCTACAACCTGGCACAGGCACAGGGGCTGCTCTACCGCGCTTACAGCCTGATCATCACCGCCCGCCGCAACGAACCAGCCCGGTACCGGCAGTTGATCTCCTACGTCAAGTTCTTCGGATTGATGGTCACGGTGGAAGGGGATTCGGATTACGGCTTCACCCTGACCCTCGACGGCCCGACGTCTTTGTTTGGCGGCACGACCCGCTACGGATTGAGCTTGGCTAAGTTTCTACCGGCGCTGCTTCACGTGACCGAGTGGGATTTATCTGCCGCTCTCAAACCCCGTAAAGACCTAGCCTGGACCGATCCTACCGATACCGAGTGGTCGTTTCAGCTCACCAGCGAGGACGGTTACGTCAGCCACTACCCGCCGCCTAAAGAGTTCGATTCGGCTTTAGAGTCGGGCTTTTCTGACCGCTTTGCCAAACTCAAGTCCCCTTGGAAACTGGAACGCGAGGTGGACTTGGTACCAATTCCCGGCGGCGTGATCATTCCCGATTTCCGCTTGCTGCACGAAGACGGACGCAGCGTGCTGCTGGAGATCGTGGGCTACTGGCGGCCCGATTACCTGACCAAGAAGTTTGACCGATTGAAGAAGTCGGGCCGGATGGACATCATCGTAGCGGTCAGCGAGCGGCTGAATCTCGAGAAAGCGGGGATCAAGCTGGACGCCTTCGGTGAGCAGGTCATTTCATTTAAGGGCGTGCTTGATCCGAAGCGGGTGCTGGAACTGGCCGAGATATTGGCGGTGCAGCCAACTGAGCGAGAACGGAAGAAGCGCTCAAAGCAAAAGGTCACGTAG
- a CDS encoding DEAD/DEAH box helicase family protein has translation MTVKLKYDRGTLITWETPQVIAPLFTWDDRSQLYRAPGQCYRQVVETLRAHGVKHQDEATEFKTLELRVSREVEPYLHQTEALAAWKQAGRQGVVVLPTGSGKTFVAQLAMRDTPRSTLICVPTIDLLHQWYSGLLAAFPDANIGLLGGGSKDRTAVLISTYDSATIHAEELANQYALIIFDEAHHLPAPFTRVIAEMSLAPYRLGLTATPKRSDGREADLDTLVGPVVYHKTPAELGGGALADYQDVKILIRLSSTEQARYDELIAQRNEFLWRMHIKLGSPEGWQKFINASGTLEGRKAMLAHREARSIAFGTDGKLRVLEEVLANHPTERTLIFTDDNAMVYRISREFFIPAITHQTPVKERHDLLQQFRAGTYRILVTSRVLNEGVDVPEASIAVVLSGTATEREHIQRLGRILRKSEGKKAVLYEVVTEGTSEERVSQQRRGEWNSQRGPSVPTTTWEDVNAPD, from the coding sequence GTGACTGTGAAACTCAAATATGACCGGGGAACGCTGATCACCTGGGAAACCCCCCAGGTGATCGCCCCGCTGTTCACCTGGGACGACCGCTCACAGCTCTACCGGGCACCGGGGCAGTGCTACCGGCAAGTCGTCGAGACGCTGCGGGCGCACGGCGTCAAGCACCAGGACGAGGCGACTGAGTTCAAAACTCTGGAGCTGCGCGTCAGCCGGGAAGTCGAGCCCTACCTCCATCAGACCGAAGCGCTGGCCGCTTGGAAGCAGGCCGGGCGGCAAGGGGTGGTGGTGTTGCCCACCGGATCGGGCAAAACCTTTGTCGCTCAACTGGCGATGCGCGACACGCCCCGCAGCACGCTCATCTGCGTTCCCACCATCGATTTGCTTCACCAGTGGTACTCGGGCCTCTTGGCGGCCTTCCCCGACGCCAACATCGGTCTCCTCGGCGGCGGCAGTAAAGACCGAACCGCAGTTCTGATTTCCACTTACGACTCGGCCACCATCCATGCCGAGGAACTGGCCAATCAGTACGCCCTGATCATCTTTGATGAGGCGCACCACCTGCCCGCCCCCTTTACCCGCGTGATCGCCGAGATGAGCTTGGCTCCTTACCGCTTGGGCCTGACCGCGACACCCAAACGCAGCGACGGACGTGAGGCCGATTTAGATACGCTGGTTGGCCCTGTTGTGTACCACAAGACGCCTGCTGAGCTGGGCGGCGGCGCACTGGCCGACTATCAGGACGTCAAGATTCTGATCCGCTTGAGCAGTACCGAGCAGGCCCGTTACGACGAGCTGATTGCCCAGCGCAACGAGTTTCTGTGGCGGATGCACATTAAGCTCGGCTCGCCTGAAGGCTGGCAGAAGTTCATCAACGCCAGCGGCACTTTAGAGGGGCGCAAAGCCATGCTGGCCCACCGGGAAGCGCGGTCTATCGCCTTCGGTACCGACGGCAAACTGCGGGTACTCGAGGAAGTGCTGGCCAACCACCCGACCGAGCGCACCCTGATCTTCACCGACGACAACGCCATGGTGTACCGGATCAGCCGCGAGTTCTTCATCCCGGCCATCACCCACCAGACACCGGTCAAGGAGCGCCACGATCTGTTGCAGCAGTTCCGGGCCGGAACGTACCGCATCTTGGTCACCAGCCGGGTTCTGAATGAAGGCGTCGATGTGCCGGAAGCGAGTATCGCTGTTGTCTTGTCTGGCACGGCCACTGAGCGCGAGCATATTCAGCGCTTGGGGCGCATCCTACGGAAATCGGAAGGAAAGAAAGCGGTGCTGTACGAAGTCGTCACCGAGGGGACCAGCGAAGAGCGGGTCAGCCAGCAGCGCCGGGGCGAGTGGAATAGTCAACGCGGCCCGTCTGTCCCTACTACTACCTGGGAGGATGTGAATGCTCCCGACTGA
- a CDS encoding excalibur calcium-binding domain-containing protein, which translates to MTRWLTTGLLLLASTAAAQGNLIIRFLDVGQGDAVLITSPEGKSLIYDGGRSETRMRELIQQYQIKNVSLVAASHADADHITGLVPVVEQFRPQLFLNNGLAGTTRIWSKLTSAAQQAGTKGLVAQDQVINLGSVKVTVIPPPPGMKAGEQNTHSVGLLIQYGTFKALMTGDSETAETEGWLKTYPASALGPIDVYKSIHHGAKNGDHPAWLSAVRPSNVVISVGPNNYGHPTTQALALYAKAGAAVYRTDLNGTVTVTVQPGGQYTIKTERGKSTPTPTTQPRSQSTPLVIPATPPAGVNVSYANCTAVRAAGKAPIRVGEPGYSRKLDRDGDGIGCE; encoded by the coding sequence GTGACGCGCTGGCTGACAACGGGGTTGTTGTTGCTGGCCTCCACTGCTGCTGCCCAAGGCAATCTGATCATCCGCTTCCTTGACGTCGGTCAGGGTGACGCGGTGCTCATCACCTCCCCGGAAGGCAAGAGCCTGATCTATGACGGGGGCCGCAGCGAAACCCGCATGCGCGAGTTGATCCAGCAGTACCAGATCAAAAACGTCTCGCTGGTCGCGGCCAGCCACGCCGACGCTGATCACATCACCGGTTTGGTGCCGGTGGTCGAGCAGTTCAGGCCCCAGCTCTTCTTGAATAATGGCCTGGCTGGAACGACCCGGATCTGGAGCAAGCTCACCAGTGCAGCGCAGCAAGCAGGAACCAAGGGGCTGGTGGCACAGGATCAGGTCATCAACCTGGGCAGCGTCAAGGTGACGGTCATTCCCCCGCCACCCGGCATGAAAGCCGGAGAGCAGAACACCCATTCGGTCGGGCTGCTCATCCAGTACGGCACTTTCAAAGCGCTGATGACGGGCGACTCCGAGACGGCGGAAACCGAAGGCTGGCTCAAAACGTATCCGGCTAGTGCCCTCGGTCCCATCGACGTGTACAAATCCATTCACCACGGCGCGAAGAACGGTGACCACCCGGCCTGGCTCTCGGCAGTGCGCCCCAGCAATGTGGTGATCAGCGTCGGCCCGAACAACTACGGCCATCCGACGACGCAAGCCCTCGCTCTCTACGCCAAAGCAGGCGCAGCGGTCTACCGCACCGACCTAAACGGCACCGTGACCGTGACGGTGCAGCCGGGCGGCCAGTACACCATCAAGACCGAGCGCGGGAAGAGTACGCCGACGCCCACTACCCAGCCACGATCTCAATCCACTCCACTGGTCATCCCCGCCACGCCACCGGCAGGTGTCAATGTCAGTTATGCAAACTGTACGGCAGTCCGGGCGGCGGGCAAAGCGCCGATCCGGGTGGGCGAGCCGGGCTACAGCCGCAAGCTTGACCGTGACGGAGACGGGATCGGGTGCGAGTGA
- a CDS encoding DUF3006 domain-containing protein, which translates to MTRQKRKPAPHPDPLPLGLLIIDGLEGEIARVELPSGVTQDIALSQLPAGLKEGDVLLVTEAGAVIDHTETQRRREGAQTQLDALNAQAPSGEIDL; encoded by the coding sequence ATGACCCGCCAAAAACGCAAGCCAGCGCCTCACCCTGACCCCTTGCCTCTCGGGCTGCTGATCATTGACGGCCTCGAAGGCGAAATTGCCCGCGTCGAGTTGCCCAGCGGCGTCACTCAGGACATTGCGCTGAGTCAATTGCCCGCTGGCCTCAAGGAAGGTGACGTGCTCCTCGTCACCGAGGCAGGCGCAGTGATCGACCATACCGAAACCCAGCGCCGCCGCGAGGGTGCCCAGACCCAGCTTGACGCCCTGAATGCCCAAGCGCCGAGTGGGGAGATTGACCTGTGA